The Nerophis lumbriciformis linkage group LG09, RoL_Nlum_v2.1, whole genome shotgun sequence nucleotide sequence ATCTCTCAAAATCAACAGGATTCTAGCAGTCTGTAATATTGTTCAGTTGAGGTGCATATTGTGTCTGTTAGAACATGAACAAgaaaaaatgttaacactgacTTTGGACCTCAGCTGCTTCAGTCATCCTGTGTAGGCTAGCATTTAAAATCAATAGGACTCTTGTTCTTAAACGACACCCTCTTAAAATTAGACCCAGCAGAATTATAACAAAGGACATGAAACTCCTAATGGGACTTTTTATACTCAGTTACCTCAATCTACCCAGGTAGGGAGGATGTTATTTAAAATCAATAGAACTCTTGTTCCACAATAGACTGGCTAAACAAGTTTGATCATTAACACTTTATATAGTATACTACCTCTGTCATTAGGGGTAAGATATAATTCAAAATCAACAGGGTTGTTGCTCTGTTACATTTTGAGGACGGTCAGCTTAAATTGCCCCCAAACATCTTGGTGAGAATCATCTAACACTAGTTTCCTTTTTTTACCTTTGACCTTAGCTTTTTTCTGTCCCTGACGTTTAAGTCAAATATCAATAGAGTTCTCGCTCTGGCATAATGCTATAACAGCTGGTAGAATTTCGCCATTGAACTTGTCAATACTGATCCGACTTTTGACCTGAGGTAACTCAGTCTTTCGAGTTAAGCTGATTCAAAACCAACAGAGTTCTTGCTGTGTCATAGGTAACAGTCTATAACAGACATTTGACTCTTTAAATCTTTCAAAATCAACATAACatcaatctatatatatatatatatatatatatatatatatatatatatatatatatatatatatatatatatatatatatacagtggggcaaaaaagtatttagtcagccaccgattgtgcaagttctcccacttaaaatgatgacagaggtctgtaattttcatcataggtacacttcaactgtgagagacagaatgtgaaaaaaaatacagGAATTCACAttctaggaattttaaagaatttatttgtaaattatggtggaaaataagtatttggtcacttcaaacaaggaagatctctggctctcacagacctgtaactttttctttaagaagctcttctgtcctccacttgttacctgtattaatggcacctgtttgaacttgttatctgtataaaagacacctgtccacagcctcaaacagtcagactccaaactccactatggccaagaccaaagagctgtcgaaggacaccaggaaaagaattgtagacctgcaccagactgtgaagagtgaatctacaataggcaagcagcttggtgtgaaaaaatcaactgtgggagcaattatcagaaaatggaagacatacaagaccactgataatctccctcgatctggggctccacacaagatctcatcccgtggggtcaaaatgatcatgagaacggtgagcaaaaatcccagaaccacacggggggacctggtgaatgacctgcagagagctgggaccaaagtaacaaaggttaccatcagtaacacactacgccgacagggaatcaaatcctgcagtgccagacgtgtccccctgcttaagccagtgcatgtccagccccgtctgaagtttgccagagagcacatggatgatacagcagaggattgggagaatgtcatgtggtcagatgaaaccaaaatataactttttggtataaactcaactcgtcctgtttggaggaagaagaatactgagttgcatcccaagaacaccatacctactgtgaagcatgggggtggaaacatcatgctttggggctgtttttctactaaggggacaggccgactgatccgtgttaaggaaagaatgaatggggccatgaatcgtgagattttgagccaaaacctccttccatcagtgagagctttgaagatgaaaggtggctgggtcttccagcatgacaatgatcccaaacacaccgcccgggcaacgaaggagtggctccgtaagaagcatttgaaagtcctggagtggactagccagtctccagacctgaaccccatagaaaatctgtgcagggagttgaaagtctgtgttgctcggcaacagccccaaaacatcactgctctcgagaagatctgcatggaggaatgggccaaaataccagctactgtgtgtgcaaacctggtaaagacctatagtaatcgtctgacctctgttattgccaacaaaggttatattacaaagcattgagttgaatttttgttattgaccaaatacttattttccaccataatttacaaatacattcttaaaaaatcctacaatgggaattcctggattttttttttcacattctgtctctcacagttgaagtgtacctatgatgaaaattacagacctctgtcatcattttaagtgggagaacttgcacaattggtggctgactaaatacttttttgccccactgtatatatatatatatagtagattgtcactgaaggtatcaaaactatgaatgaacacatgtggagttatgtattaaataaaaaaaatggtgaaataacttaaaacatgttttatattctagtttcttcaaaatagccaccctttgctctgattactgctttgcactctcttggcattctcttcaagcacacctgtgaagtgaaaactatttcaggtgactacctcttgaggctcatcgagagaatgccaagagtgtgcaaaaaagaaatcagcgcaaagggtggctattttgaagaaactagaatataaaacatgttttcagttatttcacctttttttttgtgttaaatacataactccacatgtgttcattcatagtttcgatgccttcagtgacaatctacgatgtaaacagtcatgaaaattaagaaaacacAGTGAAATGAGaaggtccaaacttttggcctgtactgtatgtatatatatatatatatatatatatatatatatatatatatatatatatatatatatatagctatataaacTAGCAGTCAAAAGTTTAGAGCCACTCTCCAATGTTATTTAAAGAGAAAGTGAGTCAAAACTTTAGTCTGAGAGAAGAGGAGTGTGATGTCTAGTCATGTTtcctctcaataaaaaaaaagaaagaaaaaagattgCACAACCTTACAACATTTTTACTTTGTTGTGTGCCGTCTGACCTTTTTACTGATTTCACATGAAAGTTGCATCACTGCCATCTGGAACCGTTCTATTTGTCTTACCATTTATTCATCTGGGGAATGTTTATCAGGAGGGACCACTCGTATATAAGAGGTGGTGTTTATCTCAACTTCCTGTTTGCCGTCTAACGCGCCCCAGGTGACACGAGCGGCTCTCAGCCGCCGGAACAACGCCGCGTCTCGGCCCAGCCACGAAGCCCGCTGAGGATGTGTGACGGGGACCTGAGAGTGCTGCCAAAATCCTCTCTGGACGTGTCCTGGCAAGAGAACAGGACTCTGAGCAGACTTCACTGCAGGAACGGAGGACACCAACTGAGGATCTCGCCTGATGGGAGTGTGGATGGAGGCAGGCAGGACAATGACCCCTATGGTAAACTTCTTCTTTGTCTAGTCCGcctaataatttaataattactACAAAAGTATCATGAGTTGTCATAACATTGACATATTGGGGTAGAAAAAAACCAGTGGATGTAGATCATTGAGATACATGTTGTACATCAGAGTATTATCTATGTATGTTTTGTGTTAGAAGTCACAAAGCAAAACAGTGTACTGTTATTATATACTATGCCTAAAaccatacaaataaaataaattaatgtaaagtatattacattttaaataatatatttacatttttacaatacaacaaaacactaaactaaattaatataaaataaaactgaactaaaaaaaaaaactgacactAAACCAagcaaaatgataataaaataaaatagcttaCAATAAAATCTAATCAATTACAATACATTACAAAACTAtagtacaataaaaataaaactcaactcaataactaaactaaactgaAAACAACCTAAaatgtaatacaataaaataaagttaaacaaaaaaattaattaaactgAACTAAATACGATAcaactaaaacaaaataaaataagataaaataaaacaaaactgaaGTTGATAACAAAACtaatccaatcaaaatcaaaataagataaaatacaatacaatgaaactaaactaaacaaaattgaactaaacaacaaaactaaactaaaatataattaaatacatttcaaTTAAACAAAATGAATTAcaataaaatcaaaataaattaaTCTAAATACTATAAAATACAATAAGTTAAACTAATctaatataaaatacaataaaacacacaacactaaactaaactaaaataagtgaagtgaattgaattatatttatatagcgtttttctctagtgactcaaagcgctttacatagtgaaacccaatatctaagttacattttaaaccagtgtgggtggcactgggagcaggtgggtaaagtgtcttgcccaaggacacaacagcagtgactaggatggcggaagcggggatcgaacctgcaaccctcaaggtgctggcacggccgctctaccaaccaagctataccgccccatatatatacaaatatatattgtatttataatatataaatacaataaaacatgaCAAAACTGAACTACACTTAACTaaaatacaatgcaatacaatacaataaaaataaactaaattacaataaaacaaaacagCACAAtactaaaatacaataaaaataaacaaaacaacaaaactcATCATGATTTGATTAGAAATGAAATACAATTGAAATACATTTGAACTAAATGAAATCAAATCAGCTGGAAGTATGATTCATTTGTTTTCATGATTTTCTACTATTTTCGTCAGTTCCATTGGGAGAAATCATGTGCCTCTAACGGTCTGCACCTTTCACACAGAACCCAGCAACAATATTGCCACAGTCAGATAGTCAGAGAACGTCATCACCATGACGGTGTGAAAAGAGTTGGTTGCTTTTAACACAACAGGAAAAGAATACTGCAGCACCTCAACCATTTGGTCCTAACGGTTCACGTTGATATCGTAAATGCAGCAAAACGCCACGGTGGGGAAAAAGGCCGCTTTCCCAATACTCTTAGTGGATAgcactgctatacaagctgtacaatgACTACTCTAACTAAAGTGTGATTACTAATTTGATCTTTCCAGAAAACAAACATGCTGCGTCAGAGCTGATTTTAGTTTTCCCTGAAACGGGAGTCATGCAGCATATCGCTGGTGAAATATCACGTGTTGTGTGCAGACGTCCTGAGGCTGAAGGCTGTGAGCGCGGGCGTGGTGGTGGTGATGGGGGAGAACACGGGAAGATACCTGGCCATGAACACCAACGGAAGCCTCTATGGATCAGTGAGTAGCATAAAAGTACTATCATCTAGGAATAATGGCAACAGCGGGATAATTATTGCTGCATGAAGTGTGGATGACTCCATCATCAGCGATGGTTTCCTCCCTGCGTGCTGATTGCAGGTCACCATCAACGATGAGTGTTACTTCCACGAGAAGTACGAGGAGAACCATTACAACACGTACTGCTCCAAGAAGTACAGCTGGTACGTGGGGCTGAAGCGGAACGGCAAACCCAAACCGGGACCCAAAGCTCTTTGGGGTCAGAAGGCCATCTTGTTCCTGCCGTTGTCAGCGGACGCGCGCCACGACGTCAACGTTCCGTGAAAAATACCGTCAGGACcagctaggaaaaaaaaactagaatataaaaacaagaatataaaacatgttttgttttcacCATGCTTTTCCTTTGGATTCCGAAAAAAGAATGTGACG carries:
- the LOC133607144 gene encoding fibroblast growth factor 1-like, with protein sequence MCDGDLRVLPKSSLDVSWQENRTLSRLHCRNGGHQLRISPDGSVDGGRQDNDPYDVLRLKAVSAGVVVVMGENTGRYLAMNTNGSLYGSVTINDECYFHEKYEENHYNTYCSKKYSWYVGLKRNGKPKPGPKALWGQKAILFLPLSADARHDVNVP